TGATCTCGCAAACCTTTAGGAAGATTCCTTCATAACCAGTAATGCCCAAGCCATCAATCATGTTCTGCATGTGGGCAATGTAATGAGTAAGTTGCAAAACGAGAATATCCCCACAAAACTCAATTCCGACCTGATTATCAAGATAACTTTCAAACTTTTCACCAATGCTAATATGTCAAAAGATCTTTGTTCTCTTCTTCTTACCTGTGTTAGCCTGAAAGGAACCAGTTCTGGTTTCTCTAACTGCAAACCTTTGTCAAATAAGCAGCTGAAATCAACATGAACACAGTCACCAGTGGTTGAATCGAAGAGGATGTTTTCGCCATGCCTATCTCCAAGGCCCACTATATGACCAACCATTGACCAAACAGCAGTAGTATGAGCATATGCAACCCGAGCCCTGAACCAAGCGGCTGGTTCTGAAAACATGTTCAAGAACCATTTATGGAAAGCTGGAGGGAACattggaaggattttcttcttcaGCATTTCATCTTCTGGCATTTTATTACCCAGGCACTGATCATATATACGCTTAATTTGAGGATTTGTTTTCTGTCTATCAAATTTTCCACAGCTTATGTAAATGTCTTGGAGTATTTGTCGAAGCCCACGGGTATGAGGAACCCACTCAACCATACCACAATCTTCTGTCAGTGGTATCACTGCAAATGTGCGAATATAAAGCTTCCTCCTACGACTTTCAGAGCACTTAGATAGTAGGCGATTAACCATAGCATTGAATTCCATCATACGTGCATCTTTCCTGAGATCATCCTTGGGCTTGCAAAGGAATGGGCGCTCAATTCCATCACTTCCCAAAAGAATAATCTGCAAAATACAAAAAACAAACGGAGAAAGAGGATTTGCTCAAATATGAACGACATAATACAATTAGCCTCTGCAAGAAGATCCACCTAATTGTAAAATATGCTCTGCACAATCCCACTGGGCATACTGGGTGTTATGGAGAGAAATAGCAACTTTTTCTAAGGAAGCATAAAACCAATGTATCAACTTAAGTGTATCTGTTTCCGCTTTCTACTTTTTGGTGTAAACAACAGGTTACAAGTAGTATATATTAACTCTTACTTTATTAGATGGAAAAAAATGTGAGACTTTATTAGCTACTTACCCAATTAAAATAGCAGGCAAAGGTTGTACAGTACATGCTCCAAATAGCACCCTTATGGTGCTAGAATTAATAATAACTCACCTTTTATCAAAGAAAATATCAGCTGTACACAACCATCTGATCAAGCAGTCATCTATAGCTGCTGTATCCCTAATAGTGCTAAGCAACAGCTTTGGTACCAAAACTTAATAGGGAATCGCATTAAGTTAAACTTCAGTATCCATACTAAGTTAGCTATAATTAAAGAGGAAGAAAGAAGAATTACTAGTCGAGGGTGAAGCATTTCAATACAACATTAAAGAAGCCTGGCAGACTTTTTATTTGATAGGTAAGTGAATAATCTTATTACTGGAAAAAGCAGCAGCCAGGTGGTGCTTACGGTAGTGATCATCTTCTTCACACCGTAGAGCGACTAAGAAATTCCAATCTTCTATATGTTAGCATTTTTTATTAAATGAATGAGAATGCAAAGTAAAAATCACCACATTAATTCTCTGGAATTACTGGTGCAGATGAGAATGCAAAGTAAAAGTCACCACATTCATTATTTGGAATTACTTGTGCAGATGGAATGCAAAGTAAAAGTCACCACATTCATTCTCTGAAACTGACAGTGCAGAACTGCAACGTATGGCCTTAATGAGAATTATTCAGCCACTATGTTCATAACTGATGGGCTGGTTATTTCCTCACCATAACATTCAATTTCCTACACTTATATATTTGGATGTCTTCTTTTATGAGAGAaaacataaaaacacaaataCTCTCTCCTTCATTAACTCTCTCCTTCATTAACTCTCTCCCTCATTGGCTTACTTTCTATGTAAATCTCTGGCAATTGTATTTGTGCAACTCCAAACTTCCAGCCACGAGTGCACATGTTTGAAAGAGCTGTGGAAACTTAGAGAGTGACCGGCCTTAAcgatcatttttttgcgcggattgcccttcttttggggtggtctttaaattttgcctttcaaatttgtggtctttaaattttgcccctcatatttgtggtctttaagggcgaatacatgaagttctgggttcgaacccccgctcaggcataaaataaaaaaataatttcgccagACAGGACTGGgagagtgtatgccggatccagcatacaatctttaaggaaaagctaaagttatgccggatccagcataactaaaagtctgccccataaggcagaatttttcctaagacatagtttagttatgccttatggggcagaattttagttaaggcataacaaaattatgccccataaggcaagaaattttcttaaggcatagactttgtcttataaggcaacgtttaagttatgccttaaggaaaagttccgccttatgggcatacttttagttatgtctttggggcacactttttagttaaggcataactaaaagtttaccttgaaaagttaaaatatatatatatatgcttcaaggcaaagtctgccggagggggcagacttctagttaaacacaactaaaagtctgccgcctccggcagacttctagttaaacacaactaaaagtctgccccctccggcagacttctagttaaacacaactaaaagtctgccccctccggcaaacttctagttaaacacaactaaaagtctgccggagggggcatagcaaaatttaaactttgccttataaggcaaacttttagttatgccttaaggaaaacttacgccttatggggcatacttttagttaggttttatggggcacacttttagttaagacattactaaaagtttaccttgaaaagttaaaaaaaaatacgtatatatgcttcaaggcaaagtctgccccctccggcagacttttagttaaacatgactaaaagtctgccggagaggGCAtaacgaaatttaaactctgctttgcaaaattttttaaaatttttgactgagcgggggttcgaacccggaacctatgggttttagccgaagggcaaatttaaagaccacaaatatgaggggcaaaatttaaatgcCACCCCAAAAAAAGGTGCGAATTGCCCCTTAACGATTTGCACCGAAGTCAAGCCGAAATCGCTTTCAAGGCAGTGGCTTCCTAGTGTTTGTGACAATTCGCTTACTATTTTTAATTCCAGATCAGTATCAGTATTGTAGTATTTTTCCTAGCACTATctactttcatttacattatcACCAAAAATCCATAAGAGAGACCTTTGTAGTTTATGTATGTTCTCAACTTTCCTTTCGAAGTTTCTTAAATTCCTCTCTTTCCAGTCTGGAGGACTTTATCATGGTTAAACAAATAGAACGAAGAATATCTTCAGAGAAAATCAAATGTAAAAGCATCAAGAAGAGAAGGCCTTACTTTCTTTGGTTTCTGAAGCGAGGAAAGAATATCAGCCTCATCTGCAATTCCTGAAATTGTAGGAAGGTCTGCTGAATAGAAGATTTCAGATGTAATGGACTCAGGTGTATTCACATCATATGTAGGTAGATTAACAGTAAGGGACTGTTGGGTTGGCATTATGATTTCCACTGGCATCATCCGCTTCAAAGCGCTAAATTCAGTCGCAATATTGATTGTTTTTGCCTTTGTTTGACCAGGATGGAAACATAGCTTAATTAGGTGATCAATGAGCATCGCAAACTGCGCAAACAAAGAACTGACACTTGCTTCATTGGATTTTCTTCTTGCTTCATTGATAATCTCTGCAGCAGCCTCCCTCCTTGAAGGAACCGTAGATTTTGTAACAGCTGCCATCGTCCAAAGGGCTTGTTGGGGGTATTTCCGGAGAACACTTGTTATTATGCGTTTCACCAACCGAACAATTTCTTCATTCTGATGGCAAATTCTGGAAACCAGTTGAGGCAGAACAGTTAGCCACTGATATGTTGGAAAATCGTTTGAACAACCCCGCATGACGCTCATAACCTGCAAAAGAGGAAAAGTTATGAAAAGAATCCAAAGATATCAACCTCACAACAAAAAAGAATGCATGTGTGTTACACCACCTTCAAATGGAtcaattccaatttttttttggctGAAGAGCTGCTTATATGATAAACGCTACCGAAATCAAACCACAGTGTCAACAACCTAGGAAGGGCTTGGAAAAGATTCCTGTGGCCCCTGTGAAGGCCCTTTGCATAAAATAAGAGCACATCAGGAAGATATGACCACCAACAACTCTCAGTGTTCATATTGGTCGCAGCAACAAGGGCAGAATTTGCTCGGACTGCTTTTGAACACGGCTCCTTATCATCTTGCCGTTTTCGGGCATCAACAAGTAGTTCATCACAGTATTTTGCCAAGTAAAAGTATCCTTTTTCCCACTTGGGCTGTAATTCCTTCACCCTAGAGTACAGACTAATCACATCTTCCTTCTGCTTTTGACCAGTGTAATGTATCCACCTTGAATAGAGTAGAAGAGTTTTGGCAACACCTCTATTCTCGTTGGAAGACTGAGTACCACAAAGTATAGGCTGTGGGTTCAATGGAACCAATGAGAGGCTagtgattgatgatattgctGCAGAGCCTACAACCTCGACAGGCATATTCAGAAGGGTCTGTTGCAGCTCAGCAATGGCACCATCAGCTCGTCTGGTGCTCCACAGAAGCTTAGCCTTTTCCATGTGAACATTAGGTGCAGCTGAGGCCTTGGCTTCTAGGATTGCTCGACTTGCTGTCTCGTAATGACCAGCAGAACGACAGAGCTTTGCATATTGAATCCAGCACTCCCCAACTTGAGCATTAAGACCACTTGCACCAAAAACTAATCTCCGAAATGCCAAGAGTGGTTCCCTAGCCCAGAGAGATGGTTGAGTGAGTTTGAGCCGATTTTCCCAGCTTTCTATCAGTTTTGAGAAACCTGAGTCATATAGAACGAATGATTTTTCTAAGAAAGACTCACCACCAAGGAGAGAGCTATAATCCTCTAACTCCCGCAGCATGTGAAGCTTGACAACAAAGGGGTAAGCTCTCGCATAAGAATCCATGCCTGCAGCAGCCAAAGGAGCAATCAGAGCTTGTTTCGACAAGGTAATTTTCTTAGCAACGGAGAACTGATCTCTCTTCATTATTGCTTGAAGAATCTTAGCGACATCCATGTCAAATAAAGCATTACTCTCGGAACTGCTACATACTAAACCTTCTTCATCAGCCCCATTAAGATATTCATCCATCAAGTCCCACCTTCCAAGCCTCCATGCAGCCTGAATGCCTTGCATACACCAAGTTTTCTTGTATTTAGGTATTCTAGATATTAATCCATCTACATGGGTAACTGTAGCCTGCAAATGGCACATGTTTAGCAAGCAGTTGACAACGTCTGAGTGCCTCTGGACAGAAGTTGGTTCCATCTGCAAAGCCTGCTCACACGAAGTCAATACTTCTGCCCAGTTTCCCGCCTTCTTATTTATCAATAGATGATCTTGCAAGCTGTTTGACTTGCGTAAGGAAGCAAATCCACATAAGCCATCTGGCTCATCCAACCCACTGTATATTTGCATCAGAAATGAGATGTCTTCATCTTCAAAGAGGCCACTCTTCTCAGAGGCAGGATTAAATGATCCTGACTTCTCCCGCACATGAGATTCGAAGTACAAAAGGGACCTGGCATAAGCTTGGCATCTGAAAGATGCCCTTGCAAGAGTCATTTTATGAATTGCAGCCAAGAGTTCTGAGACATGTTTACATTGAATAAGCACCTGGTCAGAATCACTTGACAGATTGATGGTCTTCTCCTTCGACTTGAGAGCTTGTTGCCTCGAACTGGAAGTTTGAATAGACTGGGCAAGTGAAAGTTCCTGTTGTACGTCATCCACCCATTGACCAAGATTATCAAGAAGAGTAAATACAGCTTGGATACAAACTTCATTGTGCCCTGAACTTATACCATTAACAACATCAGTGCTATTCTCTGATGCAGCAGCATTGAGAACAGATAAAATCTCCTCTGTTATGCCGCAGCGTGCCTCTTTGGTACCATCACATACTGCATTGAGGACCAAATATGGAAGAAGATACACTGCTATTTGCATATCATGGCGGACTATACCACGACAGGCAAAGAAAATACTTGCTCGAGAACCTGTTGCATGTGCAGTCAGTTTCTTGATCCAGAAAAATATCCACCTTCTAAATGACATTGAAGGACGATAGATTGGACCAGGAGATGTTGAATCCGACATACTTGGCAGCTGAAATCTAGAGGTTAAGCAAGGGGCTATTATCTCCTTCACGTAACTAGAGAAACGATTCCATAATTTCTGACCCCTTCCCTGCACTTCAGTGTACTTACCATCTACTACTGATACAGGCAACTTCCCCGGCCGTTTCCCTCTTGTCTGTGAAGTAGAAGTTACAACATTGTCATCAAGAGATGCCTCACAGCCTGCAATCTTTAGTAGTTCCTGAATTGCCAAGGCTGCAGAATCTTGAATAATGGTATCAGGAGCAGCCCTGAAGGCCCGGGCCAGATGCTTATGAATCAACTCAAAAATTACATCATCATCTGAACAAGCAATTTGGAATCGCATGCTTGAAAATCCCTTGACTTTTGAAGGATCTATTGCACCAAGTGCTCCAAGACAATCTGCACATATCAACTTCAGCCGCTGACCAACCATTGTTCTTGATTGTTCTGCACATCCTCTAAGCAGAGATGTGATCAAAGCACTCATTACATCCATGTTTGCATCTCCTACCTTAGTGATTAAAGCCATGATATCCTCCCTCCTAAGGTTGAGCAATTTACTCAATTCAGATGCAACCATATACCTGACGTTCAAATTTTCATGATTCAAACCATCAATAATGTCCCGCAACTGATCATTCAAGGTCATCATTCCACGCCCCGCGCTTATCATTCTGTTCACCCTATCTAAAGCAGGAATACTAGGCAAAGGAGGAAACTCCCCAATGTGTTCCTTTAGAATTGCTATATTCTGAGGTACGAGTTCTTCCAAGATCTCCACAATTTTATTCAAATGAGAGGAGGAACTTTCACTTTCTCTCTCCAGGAAGGGAACCAGAGCTGCAAAAACTTGAGAAATCACGTGCTTCGTGCTAGATGGTGATATCTGCGCTATCCGCTTGATGAAAAAATGTAAGACAGAAAGACCATCACCCTGAAGTGATTCCTTATTAACAGTCTGCATGAGAAGAACCATAAGTTTTGGTACATAAGTGCTAAGATGGGAACCCATCATACTTATCAGCATCTCAATTCGCCTGATAGCTTGTCTTTGCAGTGATATATCCTCAGCATGCAGCATTTTCCTGTCAATGCTGTTTAGGAGACCAACAAAATGATTCCTTAAAAACGCAGGAATATCTTCGTCACCAGTTAGAATCCCAGAAACTTCCCTTATCACCTGAGGCACCTTCATTAACCTGTGAAATTAGCAGCATCATTCATACAATGTAAAGCTGACAGTAATTTTCATAATTTCTGGAATACAATTAGCTACTTTTCATTTTAAATAATACTGGTAGGATGTTTTTTAAATGAATAAGATACCTTGTGGAGAAAGGTTATGAATGCTAAATATGGTTTGGAAGGTTCTTGGTGCGGTAAAGTTGTTTCCAATGCATATAGAGTGGAAGTTATCACGAATTTATGAGAAGAGTTCCGAACAGATGTATACTTTGAATAGGGAGATGGAAGAAAGATAAAATTTTGGCAGGATACTTGCTCGGTCACATTCCTGTGAAGGAAGAAGTACTTTCATGATCTTTTTAGATTTTCCACTTATCCAGATACTGCTATAGCCCAACAGGACAGATGGAATCTGGAAAATCAATTTCAGCAGCTACTGCCAAGATAGGGAGCTTGAGAGTCTGATTTCTTTGCAAAAGAAAATGGACCAGGGGTTTGTCAAAAGGCTGATTCTATGAAAAGAAAAAGTGACAGAATAGGGAACTTAGTTTAAGGCTTGTTATCAGAACTTGCTTAAAATGAAGAGTTTCTCTAAGCTTTGGTCTTAGCATTTTCTCTAGAGAAAAAGAGCTGTTGAAAAGGGGTTTTATGTCGCGAAGCAGATGTTTCTTGTGTGAATTGTAGGATCATAAATCATCCTTTCTTACATTGCATGGTGGTGATGGGTTGTGGGATATGTTGTTAACTATTTCTGGGATACAGCGAGCAATTCCTTGATCCAGAAAGTCCATTTGAAAAGATAATGCATACCAGACAACTCTGCACCTTTGGGATCTTATGCAGGTAAAGGAACCGGAGGTGCCTTGAGAGAAGCTTGATCCAAGCAAATATTGAACAATTCTTATGTTTTCGTGTACTGTTGATGTTGTAATTGTAAATGATTGTGCATATGTTGCTAGACTTTACTGATTCCCTTTGATTTTAACATAGGAAATAACCAGCACTACCTCAACTGCTGGTTTAGTTAATTATATCCTTACtttacccccaccccacccaaaCCAAAAGAGGAAGAAGTAGTTAGGAAAGAGAGGTGTAAATCCATCTCCGACATCATCCA
The sequence above is a segment of the Lycium barbarum isolate Lr01 chromosome 6, ASM1917538v2, whole genome shotgun sequence genome. Coding sequences within it:
- the LOC132599356 gene encoding serine/threonine-protein kinase ATR isoform X1, translated to MANLSSLVHELRERIAASSSTPPNIRNDDALEVRFRAVLPNLLNAYVVPSSSANEREVFAVLKLIAHTAKNFPGVFYHGKAGAVLPVIGRILPFLAEPAFRSRHGVIIETIGTLLSTLRTGDRDAYRQFFMDTLLVVEDLLYVASICDKPSPTEPREVLLRCFSESFGGGWSNHDTTILSDLPLCCKPSDGNGILINVKGKERWQPFASSSIKILCKCLTEGTLYVEGLLETSSVLSACTLLCYGDADVHMACFDFLRITGAAMNHEIIPAERLIQLITAILHGDEDGLPVFSNTAYDSSIGGCLHVLYSNCPDDIVRSTSADLVNIFPHSLLKTRSLDLKDALCLAYTRIAMSCPPHIWRPESLIHLLYSPTPIMPLIECFQVALSRLFPDLSGGESINNGGKGLSDVHESPRIAEKRPGEYLEISNAKHQKIDDENRYSSMNYEDVIKLSYGFSSLGEKQYADQMHNSLTLFIKLLKPPSQESSSLGPEVALTALSTLCIVFCRHPQAELSIQIFHQMYEWVPWLCEEAKQKFPIPIDLHFFLEAIHNLLIIAGSLPNESKYFKTKGDNLALMQSLLRLPWTRSQSTDTYSSSKAKILSLCVLSKIGPVLQDGNDLDILDLGLRDTAEDVRTEAVISIPVILMWSGFGLLNHMFKRLEILEKEAHGRINKVIPACLGYLACVYGSCTTGVLRECQCKFYLPKGNIRLDMTMDDLVGGFWCSKCDINAGLVNRSNSTVSRLSDIHKNEPPTDHDYVHLQSIFFRLLLDESSEDVQLACVGVLHRILLHGTESILLKTRSEWLECVDFLLIHRKKAIRESFSKQIGFFIEEPILNCLFLDEEGHEAASRSKEQKFMDKIKHAVETADDPLVFATLLEATAEIMKAIDVQSRSFMFSLILLIEQLDNPHVTVRIIASRLIIKSCYFHLRGGFELILSRFLHLRNDLFDYLSIRLASRPKMIEEFAAAILGTDTEELVKRMVPVVLPKLVVTQQDNEQAIFTLYELAKCLNTDMVQLIVNWLPKVLAYALHHADGQELLSVLQFYHEQTGSDKQEIFAAALPALLDELICFTDEDESNETSKRLMKVPQVIREVSGILTGDEDIPAFLRNHFVGLLNSIDRKMLHAEDISLQRQAIRRIEMLISMMGSHLSTYVPKLMVLLMQTVNKESLQGDGLSVLHFFIKRIAQISPSSTKHVISQVFAALVPFLERESESSSSHLNKIVEILEELVPQNIAILKEHIGEFPPLPSIPALDRVNRMISAGRGMMTLNDQLRDIIDGLNHENLNVRYMVASELSKLLNLRREDIMALITKVGDANMDVMSALITSLLRGCAEQSRTMVGQRLKLICADCLGALGAIDPSKVKGFSSMRFQIACSDDDVIFELIHKHLARAFRAAPDTIIQDSAALAIQELLKIAGCEASLDDNVVTSTSQTRGKRPGKLPVSVVDGKYTEVQGRGQKLWNRFSSYVKEIIAPCLTSRFQLPSMSDSTSPGPIYRPSMSFRRWIFFWIKKLTAHATGSRASIFFACRGIVRHDMQIAVYLLPYLVLNAVCDGTKEARCGITEEILSVLNAAASENSTDVVNGISSGHNEVCIQAVFTLLDNLGQWVDDVQQELSLAQSIQTSSSRQQALKSKEKTINLSSDSDQVLIQCKHVSELLAAIHKMTLARASFRCQAYARSLLYFESHVREKSGSFNPASEKSGLFEDEDISFLMQIYSGLDEPDGLCGFASLRKSNSLQDHLLINKKAGNWAEVLTSCEQALQMEPTSVQRHSDVVNCLLNMCHLQATVTHVDGLISRIPKYKKTWCMQGIQAAWRLGRWDLMDEYLNGADEEGLVCSSSESNALFDMDVAKILQAIMKRDQFSVAKKITLSKQALIAPLAAAGMDSYARAYPFVVKLHMLRELEDYSSLLGGESFLEKSFVLYDSGFSKLIESWENRLKLTQPSLWAREPLLAFRRLVFGASGLNAQVGECWIQYAKLCRSAGHYETASRAILEAKASAAPNVHMEKAKLLWSTRRADGAIAELQQTLLNMPVEVVGSAAISSITSLSLVPLNPQPILCGTQSSNENRGVAKTLLLYSRWIHYTGQKQKEDVISLYSRVKELQPKWEKGYFYLAKYCDELLVDARKRQDDKEPCSKAVRANSALVAATNMNTESCWWSYLPDVLLFYAKGLHRGHRNLFQALPRLLTLWFDFGSVYHISSSSAKKKLELIHLKVMSVMRGCSNDFPTYQWLTVLPQLVSRICHQNEEIVRLVKRIITSVLRKYPQQALWTMAAVTKSTVPSRREAAAEIINEARRKSNEASVSSLFAQFAMLIDHLIKLCFHPGQTKAKTINIATEFSALKRMMPVEIIMPTQQSLTVNLPTYDVNTPESITSEIFYSADLPTISGIADEADILSSLQKPKKIILLGSDGIERPFLCKPKDDLRKDARMMEFNAMVNRLLSKCSESRRRKLYIRTFAVIPLTEDCGMVEWVPHTRGLRQILQDIYISCGKFDRQKTNPQIKRIYDQCLGNKMPEDEMLKKKILPMFPPAFHKWFLNMFSEPAAWFRARVAYAHTTAVWSMVGHIVGLGDRHGENILFDSTTGDCVHVDFSCLFDKGLQLEKPELVPFRLTQNMIDGLGITGYEGIFLKVCEITLSVLREHRETLMSVLETFIHDPLVEWTKSHKSSGVEVQNPHAQRAINNIEARLQGIVVGVGAAPSLPLAVEGQARRLIAEAVSHKNLGKMYIWWMPWF
- the LOC132599356 gene encoding serine/threonine-protein kinase ATR isoform X2; this encodes MSKAKKGLLETSSVLSACTLLCYGDADVHMACFDFLRITGAAMNHEIIPAERLIQLITAILHGDEDGLPVFSNTAYDSSIGGCLHVLYSNCPDDIVRSTSADLVNIFPHSLLKTRSLDLKDALCLAYTRIAMSCPPHIWRPESLIHLLYSPTPIMPLIECFQVALSRLFPDLSGGESINNGGKGLSDVHESPRIAEKRPGEYLEISNAKHQKIDDENRYSSMNYEDVIKLSYGFSSLGEKQYADQMHNSLTLFIKLLKPPSQESSSLGPEVALTALSTLCIVFCRHPQAELSIQIFHQMYEWVPWLCEEAKQKFPIPIDLHFFLEAIHNLLIIAGSLPNESKYFKTKGDNLALMQSLLRLPWTRSQSTDTYSSSKAKILSLCVLSKIGPVLQDGNDLDILDLGLRDTAEDVRTEAVISIPVILMWSGFGLLNHMFKRLEILEKEAHGRINKVIPACLGYLACVYGSCTTGVLRECQCKFYLPKGNIRLDMTMDDLVGGFWCSKCDINAGLVNRSNSTVSRLSDIHKNEPPTDHDYVHLQSIFFRLLLDESSEDVQLACVGVLHRILLHGTESILLKTRSEWLECVDFLLIHRKKAIRESFSKQIGFFIEEPILNCLFLDEEGHEAASRSKEQKFMDKIKHAVETADDPLVFATLLEATAEIMKAIDVQSRSFMFSLILLIEQLDNPHVTVRIIASRLIIKSCYFHLRGGFELILSRFLHLRNDLFDYLSIRLASRPKMIEEFAAAILGTDTEELVKRMVPVVLPKLVVTQQDNEQAIFTLYELAKCLNTDMVQLIVNWLPKVLAYALHHADGQELLSVLQFYHEQTGSDKQEIFAAALPALLDELICFTDEDESNETSKRLMKVPQVIREVSGILTGDEDIPAFLRNHFVGLLNSIDRKMLHAEDISLQRQAIRRIEMLISMMGSHLSTYVPKLMVLLMQTVNKESLQGDGLSVLHFFIKRIAQISPSSTKHVISQVFAALVPFLERESESSSSHLNKIVEILEELVPQNIAILKEHIGEFPPLPSIPALDRVNRMISAGRGMMTLNDQLRDIIDGLNHENLNVRYMVASELSKLLNLRREDIMALITKVGDANMDVMSALITSLLRGCAEQSRTMVGQRLKLICADCLGALGAIDPSKVKGFSSMRFQIACSDDDVIFELIHKHLARAFRAAPDTIIQDSAALAIQELLKIAGCEASLDDNVVTSTSQTRGKRPGKLPVSVVDGKYTEVQGRGQKLWNRFSSYVKEIIAPCLTSRFQLPSMSDSTSPGPIYRPSMSFRRWIFFWIKKLTAHATGSRASIFFACRGIVRHDMQIAVYLLPYLVLNAVCDGTKEARCGITEEILSVLNAAASENSTDVVNGISSGHNEVCIQAVFTLLDNLGQWVDDVQQELSLAQSIQTSSSRQQALKSKEKTINLSSDSDQVLIQCKHVSELLAAIHKMTLARASFRCQAYARSLLYFESHVREKSGSFNPASEKSGLFEDEDISFLMQIYSGLDEPDGLCGFASLRKSNSLQDHLLINKKAGNWAEVLTSCEQALQMEPTSVQRHSDVVNCLLNMCHLQATVTHVDGLISRIPKYKKTWCMQGIQAAWRLGRWDLMDEYLNGADEEGLVCSSSESNALFDMDVAKILQAIMKRDQFSVAKKITLSKQALIAPLAAAGMDSYARAYPFVVKLHMLRELEDYSSLLGGESFLEKSFVLYDSGFSKLIESWENRLKLTQPSLWAREPLLAFRRLVFGASGLNAQVGECWIQYAKLCRSAGHYETASRAILEAKASAAPNVHMEKAKLLWSTRRADGAIAELQQTLLNMPVEVVGSAAISSITSLSLVPLNPQPILCGTQSSNENRGVAKTLLLYSRWIHYTGQKQKEDVISLYSRVKELQPKWEKGYFYLAKYCDELLVDARKRQDDKEPCSKAVRANSALVAATNMNTESCWWSYLPDVLLFYAKGLHRGHRNLFQALPRLLTLWFDFGSVYHISSSSAKKKLELIHLKVMSVMRGCSNDFPTYQWLTVLPQLVSRICHQNEEIVRLVKRIITSVLRKYPQQALWTMAAVTKSTVPSRREAAAEIINEARRKSNEASVSSLFAQFAMLIDHLIKLCFHPGQTKAKTINIATEFSALKRMMPVEIIMPTQQSLTVNLPTYDVNTPESITSEIFYSADLPTISGIADEADILSSLQKPKKIILLGSDGIERPFLCKPKDDLRKDARMMEFNAMVNRLLSKCSESRRRKLYIRTFAVIPLTEDCGMVEWVPHTRGLRQILQDIYISCGKFDRQKTNPQIKRIYDQCLGNKMPEDEMLKKKILPMFPPAFHKWFLNMFSEPAAWFRARVAYAHTTAVWSMVGHIVGLGDRHGENILFDSTTGDCVHVDFSCLFDKGLQLEKPELVPFRLTQNMIDGLGITGYEGIFLKVCEITLSVLREHRETLMSVLETFIHDPLVEWTKSHKSSGVEVQNPHAQRAINNIEARLQGIVVGVGAAPSLPLAVEGQARRLIAEAVSHKNLGKMYIWWMPWF